One window of the Archangium primigenium genome contains the following:
- a CDS encoding YcaO-like family protein, producing MSLPPAPPLTPDFLARLAPALGVSRVARVTGLDRAGVEVAVAVRPGGYVLQVCNGKGLDFASASAGALLETAELWGAENVPAEQLRWGSLEGWTARGEAAWGAEALGTRGGVVAGRLWSPRVRCAWREATELHTGQPVLVPAQGVYCPPTGAPALGPVCVQWTSNGSGAHPERTRALLHALLEATERDQLARLLPEGWTESVLRSRLLRPEGLEAGAPRVAALARSLGTRGFDVYLFDLSPDGKTVGAVGLPVGGAMLVDRERGPVPLAAGYACALTREQALLGALLEAAQSRLTDIHGAREDVEAGDTEALEALAAACAGTRARRDVSALPEPVPTALGSPEDAVREVLRLLAAAGFARAAAVDLRAPLPGLHVVRVVVPGLRVSELL from the coding sequence GTGTCCCTGCCGCCCGCGCCGCCCCTGACGCCTGACTTCCTCGCGCGGCTCGCCCCGGCGCTGGGCGTCTCCCGCGTGGCCCGGGTGACGGGGTTGGACCGGGCGGGCGTGGAGGTGGCCGTCGCGGTGCGGCCGGGCGGGTACGTGCTCCAGGTGTGCAACGGCAAGGGGCTGGACTTCGCGTCGGCCTCGGCGGGCGCCCTGCTGGAGACGGCGGAGTTGTGGGGCGCGGAGAACGTCCCCGCCGAGCAGTTGCGCTGGGGCAGCCTGGAGGGGTGGACGGCCCGGGGCGAGGCCGCCTGGGGCGCCGAGGCGCTGGGCACCCGGGGCGGGGTGGTCGCCGGGCGGCTGTGGAGTCCCCGGGTGCGCTGTGCCTGGCGCGAGGCCACCGAGCTGCACACGGGCCAGCCCGTGCTCGTGCCCGCCCAGGGGGTGTATTGCCCGCCCACGGGCGCGCCCGCGCTCGGTCCGGTGTGCGTGCAGTGGACGAGCAATGGCTCGGGCGCGCACCCGGAGCGCACCCGGGCGCTGTTGCACGCGCTGCTGGAGGCCACCGAGCGGGATCAGCTCGCGCGCCTGTTGCCGGAGGGCTGGACGGAGTCCGTGCTGCGCTCCCGCCTGCTGCGCCCCGAGGGCCTGGAGGCCGGTGCCCCCCGCGTGGCCGCGCTCGCCCGGAGCCTGGGGACGCGGGGCTTCGACGTGTACCTCTTCGATCTCTCGCCGGACGGCAAGACGGTGGGCGCGGTGGGTCTGCCGGTGGGGGGGGCGATGCTGGTGGACCGGGAGCGGGGGCCCGTGCCCCTGGCGGCGGGCTACGCGTGCGCGCTGACGCGGGAGCAGGCGCTGCTCGGGGCCTTGCTGGAGGCGGCGCAGTCACGCCTCACCGACATCCACGGCGCGCGCGAGGACGTGGAGGCCGGCGACACCGAGGCCCTGGAGGCCCTGGCCGCCGCGTGCGCCGGGACCCGGGCGCGCCGGGACGTGTCCGCCCTGCCCGAGCCCGTCCCCACGGCCCTGGGCTCGCCCGAGGACGCGGTGCGCGAGGTGCTGCGCCTGCTGGCGGCGGCGGGCTTCGCGCGGGCCGCCGCCGTCGATTTGCGCGCCCCCCTCCCCGGACTCCACGTGGTGCGTGTGGTGGTGCCGGGCCTGCGTGTCTCGGAGTTGCTGTGA
- a CDS encoding TIGR02265 family protein translates to MAITGGAGRIKGSVLIARLNLLMRQSAPGRLQEVLQKLSPEDRKVLSGVIMPIGWYPLDLNLRLDAAIAEALSPRDRNKAFIDMGRASAEENLTGPHHVFIRKGDPHFLLSHAPEIYRLYYAVGARSYEKTGERSALLRTVGAENVTEADCLTIIGWYQRAIELSGGRDVRITHTKCRARGHGACEYACTWTA, encoded by the coding sequence ATGGCAATCACTGGGGGGGCCGGCCGCATCAAGGGCAGTGTCCTGATCGCCCGCCTCAACCTCTTGATGAGGCAGAGCGCGCCGGGCCGCCTGCAAGAGGTGCTTCAGAAGTTGTCCCCCGAGGATCGCAAGGTCCTCAGTGGCGTCATCATGCCCATCGGCTGGTATCCCCTGGACTTGAACCTCCGGTTGGACGCGGCCATCGCGGAGGCGCTGTCCCCCCGGGACCGCAACAAGGCCTTCATCGACATGGGCCGCGCCTCCGCCGAGGAGAACCTCACCGGTCCCCACCACGTCTTCATCCGCAAGGGCGACCCCCACTTCCTGCTCAGCCACGCGCCGGAGATCTACCGGCTGTACTACGCGGTGGGCGCGCGCTCGTACGAGAAGACCGGGGAGCGCTCGGCGCTGCTGCGCACCGTGGGCGCGGAGAACGTCACCGAGGCGGACTGCCTCACCATCATCGGGTGGTACCAGCGCGCCATCGAGCTGAGCGGGGGCCGCGACGTGCGCATCACCCACACGAAATGCCGCGCCCGGGGCCACGGCGCCTGCGAGTACGCTTGCACCTGGACGGCCTGA
- a CDS encoding sigma-70 family RNA polymerase sigma factor → MKALDTTLRRTDARAEPDDEALCRAFLAGDEEAFGVLVARHRVLVLSLVRRYATSPEDAADLAQQAFLRALEASRRVFSRWSLAGPMPFRAWLIRIALNLGKNHARQGRRWLRAVETPEPESPDESAHESLERAERERQVRAAVLTLPRRQREVLTLRVDAGLAFKDIAESLGITETNAKVNFHHAVKRLRARVAEAPEEERP, encoded by the coding sequence GTGAAGGCCCTGGACACCACCCTCCGGCGGACGGACGCGCGGGCGGAGCCCGACGACGAGGCCCTGTGCCGCGCCTTCCTGGCGGGGGACGAGGAGGCGTTCGGGGTGCTCGTCGCCCGGCACCGGGTGCTCGTGTTGTCGCTGGTGCGGCGCTACGCCACCTCGCCCGAGGACGCGGCGGACCTCGCCCAGCAGGCGTTCCTCCGGGCCCTGGAGGCCTCGCGCCGGGTCTTCTCCCGCTGGAGCCTCGCGGGCCCCATGCCCTTTCGGGCGTGGCTCATCCGCATCGCGCTCAACCTGGGGAAGAACCATGCCCGCCAGGGCCGGCGCTGGCTCAGGGCCGTGGAGACGCCGGAGCCCGAGTCCCCGGACGAGTCCGCGCACGAGTCCCTGGAGCGCGCCGAGCGCGAGCGGCAGGTGCGCGCGGCGGTGCTCACCCTGCCCCGCCGCCAGCGCGAGGTGCTCACCCTGCGGGTGGACGCGGGCCTGGCCTTCAAGGACATCGCCGAGTCGCTCGGCATCACCGAGACCAATGCGAAGGTGAACTTCCATCACGCCGTGAAGCGCCTCCGGGCGCGGGTGGCCGAAGCGCCCGAGGAGGAGCGCCCATGA
- a CDS encoding anti-sigma factor family protein, producing MKASHESEETLSLWAADALEPSDEARVRAHVEACEACRREVDAQREVLGLAALPPPSVREQAVLEALPRTTVGVWRRTQVRQAARMRTTGGLLAVAAAALLMIGPMTRTSTVSPPRATTPVGSATAPADEEILTLEQWALADPLSDALDDWDTGLDTSDDGVDAWDVEPEDFLSPAPFGDTP from the coding sequence ATGAAGGCGAGCCATGAGTCCGAAGAGACGTTGAGCCTGTGGGCCGCGGACGCCCTCGAGCCGTCCGACGAGGCCCGGGTGCGTGCGCACGTGGAGGCCTGCGAGGCCTGCCGCCGCGAGGTGGACGCCCAGCGCGAGGTGCTCGGGCTGGCCGCGCTGCCGCCGCCGTCCGTCCGGGAGCAGGCCGTGCTGGAGGCCTTGCCCCGCACCACCGTGGGCGTCTGGCGGCGCACCCAGGTCCGTCAGGCCGCGCGCATGCGGACCACGGGCGGGCTGCTCGCCGTGGCCGCCGCCGCCCTGCTGATGATCGGCCCCATGACCCGGACGTCCACTGTCTCCCCGCCCCGCGCCACCACGCCCGTGGGCTCCGCCACGGCCCCGGCCGACGAGGAGATCCTGACGCTGGAGCAGTGGGCCCTGGCGGACCCCTTGTCCGACGCGCTCGATGACTGGGACACGGGGCTCGACACATCCGACGACGGCGTCGACGCGTGGGACGTCGAGCCCGAGGACTTCCTCTCTCCCGCCCCGTTTGGAGACACCCCATGA